In a single window of the Nocardioides massiliensis genome:
- a CDS encoding MFS transporter codes for MSTTARLYSVLVQRDHEAEAELPPDVRRRVPGNGLRLVGANALQSSGDQSVNASTVLPWLFAVLGVPAALTGVLVPIRESGSMLPQALLTPLVLRVRRRKWVFVTGALVQAAGVAVMAATAALGAGLTAGVVIVAALAVFALGRCLCSIASKDVHGRTVPKGERGQITGLATTAAGLVAVTLGVAIRLLGGDDLTAGQLAWLLAAGAVLWVLVAAVYATVREPDGEPRPRAAAEETGPTDGWFAQARHLLHDDKTFRHFVTVRSLLLVSALSPPFVVTLSLQSGTDSLAGLGGFVVAAGLAQLLGGRAFGRAADRSSRRLMSVGAGIAAAVALTTVAVVALPGFDGARWWGNLFFVAVYFTLTLMHTGVRVGRKTYVVDMAEGDRRTTYVAVANSVMGLVLLVVGAISSLLAVAGVSWALVFLAAMGLAGVFAGARLPEVSRR; via the coding sequence GTGAGCACGACCGCACGGCTCTACTCCGTCCTGGTGCAGCGCGACCACGAGGCGGAGGCCGAGCTCCCACCCGACGTACGCCGCCGAGTGCCGGGCAACGGCCTGCGCCTGGTGGGCGCCAACGCCCTGCAGTCTTCGGGTGACCAGAGCGTCAACGCCTCGACCGTGCTGCCCTGGTTGTTCGCCGTCCTCGGCGTGCCCGCGGCGCTCACCGGCGTCCTCGTGCCCATCCGCGAGTCGGGCTCGATGCTGCCGCAGGCGTTGCTGACGCCGCTCGTCCTGCGGGTACGCCGACGCAAGTGGGTCTTCGTGACGGGCGCCCTGGTGCAGGCAGCGGGCGTCGCGGTCATGGCGGCGACGGCCGCGCTCGGTGCCGGCCTCACCGCCGGAGTGGTCATCGTCGCCGCCCTCGCGGTGTTCGCCCTCGGCCGGTGCCTGTGCTCGATCGCGTCGAAGGACGTGCATGGCCGGACGGTGCCGAAGGGCGAGCGCGGGCAGATCACCGGGCTGGCGACGACCGCTGCCGGTCTGGTTGCCGTGACGCTGGGCGTGGCGATCCGGCTCCTCGGTGGGGACGACCTCACCGCAGGTCAGCTCGCCTGGTTGCTCGCGGCCGGCGCCGTGCTGTGGGTCCTCGTTGCCGCGGTCTACGCGACGGTGCGGGAACCCGACGGCGAGCCTCGCCCGCGCGCTGCCGCGGAGGAGACCGGTCCCACCGACGGATGGTTCGCCCAGGCCCGCCACCTGCTGCACGACGACAAGACGTTCCGCCACTTCGTCACGGTGCGCAGCCTGCTGCTCGTGTCGGCGCTGAGCCCGCCGTTCGTGGTGACGCTGTCACTGCAGTCGGGCACCGACAGCCTCGCCGGACTCGGTGGGTTCGTGGTCGCCGCCGGTCTCGCGCAGCTCCTTGGTGGCCGGGCGTTCGGCCGCGCGGCCGACCGCTCCAGCCGGAGGCTCATGAGCGTCGGCGCCGGGATCGCGGCAGCCGTCGCGCTGACCACGGTCGCTGTGGTCGCGCTTCCGGGCTTCGACGGCGCGCGGTGGTGGGGCAACCTGTTCTTCGTCGCTGTCTACTTCACGCTCACGCTCATGCACACCGGGGTCCGCGTCGGCCGCAAGACCTACGTCGTCGACATGGCCGAGGGCGACCGGCGCACGACGTACGTCGCCGTGGCGAACTCCGTCATGGGATTGGTGCTGCTCGTGGTGGGCGCGATCAGCTCGCTGCTGGCGGTCGCCGGCGTCTCCTGGGCACTGGTCTTCCTGGCCGCGATGGGACTCGCCGGGGTGTTCGCCGGGGCCCGGCTGCCGGAGGTCTCCCGGCGCTGA